One genomic window of Solanum dulcamara chromosome 10, daSolDulc1.2, whole genome shotgun sequence includes the following:
- the LOC129871438 gene encoding uncharacterized protein LOC129871438, with translation MLPTGFVCHSCFERSLVSVKPISKQEKLIIPPIASSYSSSLPYLTIHFNFSIIQQFLYIPPNDQESVWVGITWDGSTKPTQIVIHLSDTKLYQRLDRAISEVLMLFKGVFEDQYHTIIECTTHKLQRMMTTGMSEISVDVTLLINHECDGRILVALEEELSTYGMVAASKSSIELLEPMEADEINSNDECLVCLDEIGEETQVLRLPCSHMFHGECITKWLEKSHYCPLCRYEMPTH, from the coding sequence ATGTTGCCAACAGGCTTTGTATGCCACAGCTGCTTTGAGCGCTCTCTCGTCAGTGTTAAACCAATTTCCAAACAAGAAAAACTGATTATTCCCCCAATTGCTTCttcatattcttcttctttaccCTATTTAACCATTCACTTTAATTTCAGTATAATACAACAGTTTTTGTATATACCACCCAATGATCAAGAATCCGTATGGGTGGGTATAACATGGGACGGTTCAACCAAGCCGACCCAAATCGTTATTCATCTTTCCGATACCAAGCTCTATCAGAGACTTGATCGCGCTATATCAGAAGTGTTAATGCTTTTTAAGGGCGTGTTTGAAGATCAATACCACACTATAATTGAATGTACAACTCACAAATTGCAAAGAATGATGACTACAGGGATGTCAGAGATATCTGTGGATGTGACATTACTGATTAATCACGAATGCGATGGTAGAATTTTGGTAGCATTGGAAGAAGAATTATCAACGTATGGAATGGTGGCTGCTAGTAAATCATCAATAGAGTTGCTAGAGCCGATGGAAGCTGATGAAATAAATAGCAACGATGAGTGTTTGGTATGTCTAGATGAGATAGGGGAGGAAACTCAAGTACTGCGCTTGCCTTGTTCTCATATGTTTCATGGTGAGTGTATTACCAAGTGGTTAGAGAAGAGTCATTACTGCCCACTTTGCCGCTATGAGATGCCCACACATTAA